Proteins from a genomic interval of Conexivisphaerales archaeon:
- a CDS encoding transcriptional regulator FilR1 domain-containing protein: MGSDGSMNNVSGHNSELLSDNNSSKKDAEQIVEELLFAVSNQDRLKILKEVSRGRKRLTQCSKLINATNQECTRHLHRLYEQGLIEKDQVGFYKITPFGRILLQSLRATEFIAQHKETFLTHELSYLPAHFVERIGELSEGMFVDNISMILRYIENAMMQANEFLWLMSDQPIVTGESIATSALTKPIPVRLITTDVVDRKELSIIKERLGSRAEIGTLSDVHIAMVINEQAAGFCLPDLSGKVDFRTGFAGADFQFIRWCTELYQYYWERSRKVALFE, encoded by the coding sequence ATGGGTTCGGATGGGTCAATGAATAATGTATCTGGTCATAACAGTGAACTGCTAAGTGATAACAATAGTAGTAAAAAAGATGCGGAACAGATTGTTGAGGAACTACTATTCGCCGTTTCAAACCAAGATAGGCTGAAGATACTTAAAGAGGTCAGCAGAGGAAGGAAGAGGTTGACTCAATGTTCGAAGTTGATTAATGCGACAAATCAGGAGTGCACAAGGCACCTCCACAGACTTTATGAGCAAGGGCTGATTGAAAAGGACCAAGTGGGATTTTATAAGATAACTCCCTTTGGTCGCATCCTCTTGCAATCTTTGAGAGCTACGGAATTTATAGCTCAGCATAAGGAGACTTTTCTGACGCATGAACTGTCTTACCTCCCAGCCCATTTCGTTGAAAGAATAGGGGAACTTTCTGAAGGCATGTTCGTTGATAACATAAGCATGATCTTGAGGTACATTGAGAATGCTATGATGCAGGCAAACGAATTCCTTTGGCTGATGTCTGACCAGCCAATAGTGACTGGTGAAAGCATTGCAACCAGTGCTCTTACAAAGCCTATACCAGTCAGATTGATAACGACTGACGTTGTCGATAGAAAGGAGCTTTCGATAATAAAGGAGAGACTGGGTAGCAGGGCCGAAATAGGAACTCTGAGTGATGTTCACATTGCGATGGTGATAAACGAACAGGCAGCAGGCTTCTGCCTTCCGGACCTTTCAGGGAAGGTCGATTTCAGAACAGGATTTGCAGGAGCTGATTTTCAATTCATACGATGGTGCACCGAACTCTACCAGTATTACTGGGAGAGGAGCAGGAAGGTTGCTCTGTTCGAATAA